GGGCTCAGGGCGGGGCGTTCTTGATCTTCCACGCGGCCAACCGGTCGATCAATCCCGGCGCGAGCGCCTTGAGGGCCAGCATGACCCTCGGCGCGGGCATCATCACCCACTCGCGATCCCGACGCTCCATGGCGCGGAGGATGAAGCGCGCGCACGTGCGGGCGTCCATGATCCGCGCGCCCTTCTCCTCCGCGACGTCCGGGTGCCCCGTCTTGCCATCCGGGCCGAGCGCCCGGGCACGGATGGGGGTGGCGACGAAGCCGGGGGAAGCGACGAGCACGTCCACGCCGGTGCCGAGCAATTCGATGCGCAGGGAGTCGAAGAAGCCCTGCATGGCGTGCTTGCTCCCGGCATAGCCGGTGCGGCCGGGCACGCCGCTCTTGCCCGTCAGGGAGGACACGGCGACGACGAGGCCCCGGCGCGCCTTGAGGGAGGCGAGCGCGTGATGGGTGCAGTAGACGGCGCCCAGGTAGTTCACCCGCAGGAGCCGCTCGAAGACGGACAGGTCCGTCACCTCCTCGAAGCGCCCGCGCATGGTGAGCCCGGCGTTGTTGACCAGGACGTCGATTCCGCCGAAGGCCTCCACGGCGCGCGCCATGAGGCGGCGGCAGGACTCGGGGTCGCTCACGTCGGTGGGCACGATGAGCGCCTGGCCCCCGGCCTTTTCACAGCGCTGCTTCACCCGGGCGAGCGCCACCTCGTCGCGCGCCGCGAGCACCACCCGTGCTCCTTTTTCCGCCAGGAGTACTGCCAATTCCTCGCCAATGCCCGAGGAGGCTCCCGTGACGACCACCGTTTTGTCCTTCATGGGCCGCCATTCTAACCGAGCGACTCCCCGGCGCCCCGGGCCCGTTGGCACGTAGCGCTACATACCTCTATAGAAATGAGGGTGAGCTTCGCCAGGCGCCGCCGCATCCTCGACATCGTGGCCACCGACGCCACCTTCGAGCGGACCGAGCACCGGGGCCAGGAGGTGTGGCTGGGCAAGTGCCTGCACTGCAA
Above is a window of Cystobacter fuscus DNA encoding:
- a CDS encoding SDR family oxidoreductase: MKDKTVVVTGASSGIGEELAVLLAEKGARVVLAARDEVALARVKQRCEKAGGQALIVPTDVSDPESCRRLMARAVEAFGGIDVLVNNAGLTMRGRFEEVTDLSVFERLLRVNYLGAVYCTHHALASLKARRGLVVAVSSLTGKSGVPGRTGYAGSKHAMQGFFDSLRIELLGTGVDVLVASPGFVATPIRARALGPDGKTGHPDVAEEKGARIMDARTCARFILRAMERRDREWVMMPAPRVMLALKALAPGLIDRLAAWKIKNAPP